The following are from one region of the Siniperca chuatsi isolate FFG_IHB_CAS linkage group LG21, ASM2008510v1, whole genome shotgun sequence genome:
- the rmi2 gene encoding recQ-mediated genome instability protein 2, which produces MFTTMNTTVERKRPPPVKVLSGQLRTAESRGAADSGNGCVIKLGRGRSLLVSLVWMQGTVLEVQLDRNTVLLMDETGTFAVQGVNNIPKGKPCLSQGKYVMVMGVIQAVSPEPVIRAVKMADLSDLSTLHRRMWKLEVEDLQQVLA; this is translated from the exons ATGTTCACAACGATGAACACAACCGTAGAGAGGAAACGCCCGCCGCCCGTTAAAGTATTGTCCGGTCAGCTGAGGACGGCAGAGAGCCGGGGGGCAGCTGACAGCGGAAATGGATGTGTTATCAAGCTGGGCAGGGGTCGCTCTCTGCTGGTCTCACTGGTGTGGATGCAGGGAACTGTACTGGAGGTCCAGCTGGACAGAAACACCGTGCTGCTGATGGATGAGACGGGCACCTTTGCTGTTCAAGGCGTCAACAACATCCCCAAAGGGAAACCATGTTTGTCCCAAG GCAAATATGTCATGGTGATGGGTGTCATCCAGGCCGTCTCTCCGGAGCCAGTCATCCGTGCAGTGAAGATGGCAGACCTCTCTGATCTCAGCACGCTTCACAGACGGATGTGGAAGCTGGAGGTGGAGGACTTGCAGCAGGTGCTGGCCTGA
- the ubfd1 gene encoding ubiquitin domain-containing protein UBFD1 isoform X1: MATQDGSEEVIMETEEKPKEAEPLGEDAEKGDTEMMSHTDAGNATTQDSSISNGDGADDKQEMVDLKIIWNKNKYDLKIPVDNTGAKLKESIHSLTGLPPAMQKVMYKGLLPEDKTLREIKVTNGAKIMVVGSTINDVLAVNTPKEVIQQEVKAEENKKEPLCSQKQHRKVLDKGKPDDIMPAIKGTKERLPTVPLAGMYNKSGGKVRLTFKLEQDQLWIGTKERTEKVPMGSIKNVVSEPIEGHEDYHMMAFQLGPTEASQYWVYWVPAQFVDAIKDTVLGKWQYF; encoded by the exons ATGGCGACACAGGATG GAAGTGAAGAAGTCATAATGGAAACTGAGGAAAAGCCAAAAGAAGCTGAACCACTAGGAGAAGATGCTGAAAAGGGGGACACAGAAATGATGTCTCACACAGATGCAGGAAACGCCACAACTCAGGACTCTAGTATTAGCAATGGGGACGGCGCAGATGACAAGCAGGAGATGGTTGACTTGAAGATTATCTGGAACAAGAATAAATATGATCTGAAAATTCCTGTCGATAACACCGGAGCCAAACTAAAAGAGAGCATCCATTCACTTACTG GTCTTCCACCGGCAATGCAGAAAGTGATGTACAAAGGATTGCTTCCAGAGGACAAGACGCTACGTGAAATAAAGGTTACAAATGGTGCAAAAATAATGGTGGTGGGATCTACAATAAATGATGTATTAGCTGTGAATACACCCAAAGAGGTCATTCAGCAGGAAGTTAAAGCTGAAGAAAACAAGAAGGAGCCTTTATGCAGCCAAAAG CAACACAGGAAAGTTTTGGACAAAGGTAAACCAGATGACATAATGCCAGCTATTAAAGGAACAAAG GAACGATTACCAACAGTGCCTTTAGCCGGAATGTATAACAAGTCCGGAGGAAAAGTTAGACTCACATTTAAACTGGAGCAAGATCAGTTGTGGATCGGAACAAAGG AGAGAACGGAGAAAGTCCCAATGGGCTCCATTAAAAACGTAGTGTCTGAACCCATTGAAGGCCATGAGGACTATCACATGATG GCTTTTCAGTTGGGTCCAACAGAAGCGTCTCAGTATTGGGTCTACTGGGTGCCTGCACAGTTTGTCGATGCAATCAAAGACACAGTCCTTGGAAAATGGCAGTATTTCTAA
- the ubfd1 gene encoding ubiquitin domain-containing protein UBFD1 isoform X2, which yields METEEKPKEAEPLGEDAEKGDTEMMSHTDAGNATTQDSSISNGDGADDKQEMVDLKIIWNKNKYDLKIPVDNTGAKLKESIHSLTGLPPAMQKVMYKGLLPEDKTLREIKVTNGAKIMVVGSTINDVLAVNTPKEVIQQEVKAEENKKEPLCSQKQHRKVLDKGKPDDIMPAIKGTKERLPTVPLAGMYNKSGGKVRLTFKLEQDQLWIGTKERTEKVPMGSIKNVVSEPIEGHEDYHMMAFQLGPTEASQYWVYWVPAQFVDAIKDTVLGKWQYF from the exons ATGGAAACTGAGGAAAAGCCAAAAGAAGCTGAACCACTAGGAGAAGATGCTGAAAAGGGGGACACAGAAATGATGTCTCACACAGATGCAGGAAACGCCACAACTCAGGACTCTAGTATTAGCAATGGGGACGGCGCAGATGACAAGCAGGAGATGGTTGACTTGAAGATTATCTGGAACAAGAATAAATATGATCTGAAAATTCCTGTCGATAACACCGGAGCCAAACTAAAAGAGAGCATCCATTCACTTACTG GTCTTCCACCGGCAATGCAGAAAGTGATGTACAAAGGATTGCTTCCAGAGGACAAGACGCTACGTGAAATAAAGGTTACAAATGGTGCAAAAATAATGGTGGTGGGATCTACAATAAATGATGTATTAGCTGTGAATACACCCAAAGAGGTCATTCAGCAGGAAGTTAAAGCTGAAGAAAACAAGAAGGAGCCTTTATGCAGCCAAAAG CAACACAGGAAAGTTTTGGACAAAGGTAAACCAGATGACATAATGCCAGCTATTAAAGGAACAAAG GAACGATTACCAACAGTGCCTTTAGCCGGAATGTATAACAAGTCCGGAGGAAAAGTTAGACTCACATTTAAACTGGAGCAAGATCAGTTGTGGATCGGAACAAAGG AGAGAACGGAGAAAGTCCCAATGGGCTCCATTAAAAACGTAGTGTCTGAACCCATTGAAGGCCATGAGGACTATCACATGATG GCTTTTCAGTTGGGTCCAACAGAAGCGTCTCAGTATTGGGTCTACTGGGTGCCTGCACAGTTTGTCGATGCAATCAAAGACACAGTCCTTGGAAAATGGCAGTATTTCTAA